A region from the Arvicola amphibius chromosome 12, mArvAmp1.2, whole genome shotgun sequence genome encodes:
- the LOC119802672 gene encoding L-lactate dehydrogenase C chain-like isoform X2: protein MSTVKEQLIQNLTQEDKTSRCKVTVVGVGNVGMACAISILLKDLADELALIDADANKLKGETLDLLHGSLFFSTPKIISGKVDILTYVVWKISGLPATRVIGSGCNLDSARFRYLIGEKLGVHPVSCHGYVLGEHGDSSVPLWSGVNVAGVPLKSLNPALGTDSDQEQWKKIHNQVVESGYEVLRLKGYTSWAIGLSVTDLAGSMLKNLRKVHPVSTLVKGLYGIKEEIFLSVPCILGRNGITDIVKVNLNPEEESLLRKSAETLWNVQKDLEL from the exons ATGTCCACTGTCAAGGAGCAGTTAATTCAGAACCTAACTCAAGAAGATAAAACCTCCCGGTGTAAGGTCACCGTGGTTGGAGTTGGAAATGTTGGCATGGCGTGTGCTATTAGTATCTTACTAAAG GATCTGGCTGATGAACTCGCTCTTATTGACGCTGATGCAAACAAACTGAAGGGAGAGACCCTGGACCTTCTGCACGGCAGTCTTTTCTTCAGCACTCCAAAAATCATCTCTGGGAAAG TGGATATTTTGACTTACGTGGTATGGAAGATAAGTGGCCTCCCTGCGACTCGTGTAATTGGGAGTGGCTGTAACCTAGACTCTGCCCGTTTCCGTTACCTGATTGGAGAGAAGTTGGGTGTCCACCCTGTAAGTTGCCATGGCTACGTCCTTGGTGAGCACGGCGACTCCAGCG tgccCTTGTGGAGTGGTGTGAACGTTGCTGGAGTACCTCTGAAGTCATTAAACCCAGCATTAGGAACTGACTCAGACCAGGAACAGTGGAAAAAGATCCACAATCAGGTGGTGGAAAG CGGCTATGAGGTCCTTCGGCTGAAGGGCTATACCTCCTGGGCTATCGGGCTCTCTGTGACAGATTTGGCAGGATCAATGCTGAAGAATCTTAGGAAGGTGCATCCAGTTTCCACACTGGTTAAG GGCTTGTACGGGATCAAGGAGGAAATCTTTCTCAGTGTTCCTTGTATCTTGGGAAGAAATGGCATCACGGACATTGTGAAAGTGAACCTGAACCCTGAGGAGGAGTCCCTGCTCAGGAAGAGCGCAGAAACGCTCTGGAACGTCCAGAAGGACCTGGAGTTATAG
- the LOC119802672 gene encoding L-lactate dehydrogenase C chain-like isoform X1 → MSTVKEQLIQNLTQEDKTSRCKVTVVGVGNVGMACAISILLKDLADELALIDADANKLKGETLDLLHGSLFFSTPKIISGKDYSVSTNSKLVIITAGARQKVGETRLDLVQRNVVIMKSIIPGIVQNSPDCKILIVSNPVDILTYVVWKISGLPATRVIGSGCNLDSARFRYLIGEKLGVHPVSCHGYVLGEHGDSSVPLWSGVNVAGVPLKSLNPALGTDSDQEQWKKIHNQVVESGYEVLRLKGYTSWAIGLSVTDLAGSMLKNLRKVHPVSTLVKGLYGIKEEIFLSVPCILGRNGITDIVKVNLNPEEESLLRKSAETLWNVQKDLEL, encoded by the exons ATGTCCACTGTCAAGGAGCAGTTAATTCAGAACCTAACTCAAGAAGATAAAACCTCCCGGTGTAAGGTCACCGTGGTTGGAGTTGGAAATGTTGGCATGGCGTGTGCTATTAGTATCTTACTAAAG GATCTGGCTGATGAACTCGCTCTTATTGACGCTGATGCAAACAAACTGAAGGGAGAGACCCTGGACCTTCTGCACGGCAGTCTTTTCTTCAGCACTCCAAAAATCATCTCTGGGAAAG ATTACAGTGTCTCTACCAATTCCAAATTAGTTATTATCACAGCTGGCGCCAGGCAGAAGGTGGGAGAGACGCGCCTCGACCTGGTGCAGCGCAATGTTGTTATCATGAAATCCATCATTCCGGGCATAGTCCAAAACAGCCCTGACTGTAAAATACTGATTGTCTCAAACCCAG TGGATATTTTGACTTACGTGGTATGGAAGATAAGTGGCCTCCCTGCGACTCGTGTAATTGGGAGTGGCTGTAACCTAGACTCTGCCCGTTTCCGTTACCTGATTGGAGAGAAGTTGGGTGTCCACCCTGTAAGTTGCCATGGCTACGTCCTTGGTGAGCACGGCGACTCCAGCG tgccCTTGTGGAGTGGTGTGAACGTTGCTGGAGTACCTCTGAAGTCATTAAACCCAGCATTAGGAACTGACTCAGACCAGGAACAGTGGAAAAAGATCCACAATCAGGTGGTGGAAAG CGGCTATGAGGTCCTTCGGCTGAAGGGCTATACCTCCTGGGCTATCGGGCTCTCTGTGACAGATTTGGCAGGATCAATGCTGAAGAATCTTAGGAAGGTGCATCCAGTTTCCACACTGGTTAAG GGCTTGTACGGGATCAAGGAGGAAATCTTTCTCAGTGTTCCTTGTATCTTGGGAAGAAATGGCATCACGGACATTGTGAAAGTGAACCTGAACCCTGAGGAGGAGTCCCTGCTCAGGAAGAGCGCAGAAACGCTCTGGAACGTCCAGAAGGACCTGGAGTTATAG
- the LOC119802672 gene encoding L-lactate dehydrogenase C chain-like isoform X3, protein MSTVKEQLIQNLTQEDKTSRCKVTVVGVGNVGMACAISILLKDLADELALIDADANKLKGETLDLLHGSLFFSTPKIISGKDYSVSTNSKLVIITAGARQKVGETRLDLVQRNVVIMKSIIPGIVQNSPDCKILIVSNPVDILTYVVWKISGLPATRVIGSGCNLDSARFRYLIGEKLGVHPVSCHGYVLGEHGDSSVPLWSGVNVAGVPLKSLNPALGTDSDQEQWKKIHNQRL, encoded by the exons ATGTCCACTGTCAAGGAGCAGTTAATTCAGAACCTAACTCAAGAAGATAAAACCTCCCGGTGTAAGGTCACCGTGGTTGGAGTTGGAAATGTTGGCATGGCGTGTGCTATTAGTATCTTACTAAAG GATCTGGCTGATGAACTCGCTCTTATTGACGCTGATGCAAACAAACTGAAGGGAGAGACCCTGGACCTTCTGCACGGCAGTCTTTTCTTCAGCACTCCAAAAATCATCTCTGGGAAAG ATTACAGTGTCTCTACCAATTCCAAATTAGTTATTATCACAGCTGGCGCCAGGCAGAAGGTGGGAGAGACGCGCCTCGACCTGGTGCAGCGCAATGTTGTTATCATGAAATCCATCATTCCGGGCATAGTCCAAAACAGCCCTGACTGTAAAATACTGATTGTCTCAAACCCAG TGGATATTTTGACTTACGTGGTATGGAAGATAAGTGGCCTCCCTGCGACTCGTGTAATTGGGAGTGGCTGTAACCTAGACTCTGCCCGTTTCCGTTACCTGATTGGAGAGAAGTTGGGTGTCCACCCTGTAAGTTGCCATGGCTACGTCCTTGGTGAGCACGGCGACTCCAGCG tgccCTTGTGGAGTGGTGTGAACGTTGCTGGAGTACCTCTGAAGTCATTAAACCCAGCATTAGGAACTGACTCAGACCAGGAACAGTGGAAAAAGATCCACAATCAG CGGCTATGA